Proteins from one Chanodichthys erythropterus isolate Z2021 chromosome 15, ASM2448905v1, whole genome shotgun sequence genomic window:
- the cap1 gene encoding adenylyl cyclase-associated protein 1, whose protein sequence is MAELAGLVQRLEVAVGRLEAMSSSGGGGGSAAGSGVVSAYVEAYDSLISGPVAQYAALSQKIGGDVQKHAEMMKQAFTCQRQLLVTASCSQKPSDSALTSLLAPVSKVIEEVQAFREKNRSSPLFNHLSAVSESVPALGWVAMAPKPGPFVKDMQDAAMFYTNRVLKDYKEKDKTHVDWVNAYVSIWTELQAYIKQHHTTGLSWSKTGPVASASGGAPCRGAPAPPPPGPPPPPMDLDKSSGGDSAPVTRNALFASINKGADITKGLKHVSDDQKTHKNPALKAQKGPLPSAKPSAARPTAAASPARTLPPVLELDGKKWKVENQEGAQGLVISDTELKQVVYAFKCNNSTLQVKGKINSITVDNCKKMGLVFDDVVGIVEVINCRDVKIQVMGKVPTISINKTDGCHVYLSKDSLACEIVSAKSSEMNVLVPNKDGEYTEIPVPEQFKTVWDGSKLVTTATEIAG, encoded by the exons ATGGCAGAGCTGGCGGGTCTAGTGCAGCGTTTGGAGGTGGCTGTGGGCCGTCTGGAGGCCATGTCCAGTTCTGGGGGAGGAGGCGGCTCTGCTGCTGGATCTGGAG TGGTGTCGGCGTATGTTGAAGCCTATGACAGTTTGATCTCTGGCCCTGTGGCTCAGTACGCCGCCCTGAGTCAGAAGATTGGGGGAGACGTTCAGAAGCAT GCTGAGATGATGAAGCAGGCCTTTACCTGTCAAAGACAGCTTCTGGTCACTGCCTCCTGCTCTCAGAAACCTTCTGAT TCCGCCCTGACCTCTCTGCTGGCCCCCGTGTCTAAAGTGATCGAGGAGGTGCAGGCGTTCCGAGAGAAGAATCGCTCCTCTCCTCTCTTCAACCACCTCTCTGCGGTCAGCGAGAGTGTTCCCGCCCTCGGCTGGGTTGCCATG GCCCCAAAGCCAGGCCCCTTTGTGAAGGACATGCAGGACGCAGCCATGTTTTACACAAACCGTGTGCTCAAGGATTACAAGGAGAa AGATAAGACACATGTGGACTGGGTCAATGCCTATGTGTCCATTTGGACTGAGCTGCAGGCGTACATCAAGCAGCACCACACCACCGGACTGAGCTGGAGCAAGACT gGCCCGGTTGCTTCGGCCTCTGGAGGCGCCCCCTGCAGAGGAGCTCCAGCTCCGCCTCCCCCCGGCCCCCCTCCACCCCCCATGGATCTTGACAAGTCTTCAGGTGGAGACTCTGCCCCAGTCACTCGCAATGCTCTCTTCGCCTCAATCAACAAGGGAGCTGATATTACTAAAG GACTGAAACATGTGTCTGATGACCAGAAGACCCACAAGAACCCTGCACTCAAAGCCCAAAAAGGTCCTTTGCCTTCTGCTAAACCCTCGGCTGCTCGGCCCACAGCAGCTGCCAGCCCGGCCCGCACTCTTCCCCCAGTGCTGGAGCTTGACGGCAAGAAATGGAAAGTG GAAAATCAGGAAGGTGCCCAAGGCCTTGTGATCAGTGACACAGAACTGAAACAGGTGGTTTATGCCTTTAAGTGTAACAACAGCACTTTACAAGTGAAGGGGAAGATCAACTCCATTACTGTAG ATAACTGTAAGAAAATGGGTCTTGTCTTTGACGATGTTGTGGGTATTGTTGAGGTGATCAACTGCAGGGATGTAAAGATCCAg gttatgggtaAAGTGCCAACCATCTCCATCAACAAGACAGATGGCTGCCATGTGTACCTGAGCAAAGACTCTCTGGCATGTGAAATCGTCAGCGCTAAGAGCTCAGAGATGAACGTGCTGGTGCCCAACAAAGATGGAGAATAT ACCGAGATCCCAGTCCCTGAACAGTTCAAAACCGTATGGGACGGCAGCAAGCTGGTCACCACAGCAACCGAGATTGCCGGATAA
- the kiaa0319l gene encoding dyslexia-associated protein KIAA0319-like protein isoform X1 encodes MPSVELRTRRWKWPIQFTSLYLSFLYFLSSVSGVSGSLCTVTGGVLGIHWSSIIGLGWQPLAVDQAGARCWESCCLKPSCGAVWSLGGRCVLLTCIQTKGCAIRSLPQPYVESLGLLQHLNTGMRRKRDVQNAEDVRVIRETEHDIQELSAKPTVPLTISHDAALPHTAGETSIQSTSDSVEQEAVLASEQNSTLDADTGDHSALNNSNQSPQSTSDTRSVTSPTTPAVRELVVSAGNNVEVTLPHSEVELNAFVVPAPPSGANYEFDWRLRTHPKDYSGEMEGKHSKTLKLSKLTVGLYEFEVVVDGDGAHGEGYVNVTVKPEPRVNKPPVAVVSPKYQEISLPTSSTVIDGSQSTDDDKVVSWHWEEVKGPLREEKASGDTAVLTLTNLVPGNYTFRLTVTDSDGAQNSTQAMLLVNKATDYKPTANAGPNQVITLPRNYITLYGNQSTDDHENLSYEWSLSPESKGKVVEMQGVRTPTLQLSAMQEGDYTFQLTVTDSSGQQDTAQVTVIVQPENNKPPVADAGPDKELTLPVDRTTLDGSKSSDDQKIATYHWTKTKGPEGVKIENADTAVAMVTGLQEGEYIFMLTVTDERTLENSDMVSVIVREEDDQPPVAKVLSSPPITLPVRTAVLDGSRSSDDKGGISYLWTRENSSPAAGDVLNNSDHQAVLFLGNLVEGKYTFTLTVTDSKGKTATDSGTVEVRPDVYERDLVELILEVAVAQVSRRQKDMFIRQVGVLLGVLDSDIILREISAFNEHSTRLVFLVSGGPGRPPLTGHSVAVELRNKFRKQKNDFLIFRARRVDTVICQLNCSSHGECDSFTRRCVCHPFWMENLFSTYFGDAESNCEWSVLYVTIASFMTIVGIATVIWGIVCCCRRRKSKVRRKSRYKMLEEDEQDTLELQLPRPGRLKPVPAPTSSALMHSDSDLESDDGQAGIPWSDRERGKLLPPQNGSLRNGQVPHKHKKQKEERL; translated from the exons ATGCCCAGTGTGGAGCTGAGGACGCGCAGATGGAAATGGCCCATCCAGTTTACCTCACTGTACCTGAGCTTTCTGTAtttcctctcttcagtctctg GGGTTTCGGGCAGCTTATGCACAGTAACGGGTGGTGTCCTGGGGATCCACTGGAGCAGCATCATTGGTCTGGGCTGGCAGCCACTGGCAGTGGACCAGGCTGGGGCTCGCTGCTGGGAATCCTGCTGTTTGAAGCCCTCCTGCGGTGCCGTGTGGAGCCTCGGTGGACGCTGTGTGTTGCTGACATGTATTCAAACGAAGGGCTGCGCCATTAGGTCACTTCCTCAGCCGTATGTAGAATCTCTGGGGCTTCTGCAGCATCTGAACACGGGCATGCGCAGGAAGAGGGACGTTCAAAACGCTGAGGATGTCAGAGTAATCAGGGAGACGGAGCAT GACATACAGGAGCTGTCTGCTAAACCCACAGTGCCACTGACCATATCCCATGATGCAGCGCTTCCACATACAGCCGGTGAGACCTCCATCCAGTCCACCAGTGACAGTGTCGAACAGGAAGCTGTTTTAGCATCTGAGCAAAATTCAACCCTGGATGCAGACACTGGAGATCATTCAGCATTAAACAACAGTAATCAGTCGCCACAGTCCACGTCTGACACCCGTTCAGTGACTTCACCAACAACACCAGCTG TGCGAGAGCTGGTCGTGTCTGCTGGCAACAATGTGGAGGTCACTTTACCACACAGTGAGGTGGAGCTGAATGCTTTTGTAGTGCCAGCGCCCCCTTCAG GGGCAAACTATGAATTTGACTGGCGTTTGAGGACACATCCAAAAGACTATAGTGGAGAAATGGAGGGTAAACACAGCAAGACGCTTAAGCTCAGTAAG CTGACAGTGGGTCTCTATGAGTTTGAGGTGGTTGTGGATGGTGATGGCGCACATGGGGAGGGATATGTCAATGTTACTGTCAAACCAG AGCCACGAGTGAATAAGCCACCTGTTGCTGTGGTTTCTCCAAAGTACCAGGAAATCTCCTTGCCTACAAGCTCCACTGTGATTGACGGAAGTC AGAGTACTGATGATGATAAAGTTGTGTCGTGGCATTGGGAGGAAGTGAAGGGGCCGCTCAGAGAGGAAAAGGCCTCAGGTGATACTGCTGTTCTCACCCTCACCAACCTGGTTCCCGGTAACTACACCTTCAG ACTCACTGTGACTGACTCGGATGGAGCTCAGAATTCAACCCAAGCCATGTTGTTAGTCAACAAGGCCACGGACTACAAGCCTACAGCTAATGCTGGACCCAACCAAGTGATCACACTGCCACGCAACTATATCACACTGTACGGCAACCAAAGCACTGACGACCACGAGAATCTGTCCTATGAATGGTCACTCAGTCCTGAGAGCAAGGGCAAGGTGGTGGAGATGCAG GGTGTGAGGACGCCCACTCTGCAGCTTTCTGCCATGCAGGAGGGTGACTACACCTTTCAGCTGACCGTCACTGACTCGTCTGGCCAGCAAGACACTGCTCAAGTCACTGTCATTGTCCAGCCAG AGAATAACAAGCCGCCTGTAGCGGATGCTGGTCCAGACAAGGAGCTGACGCTGCCGGTCGATCGTACCACGCTGGATGGGAGCAAGAGCAGCGACGACCAAAAAATTGCCACGTATCACTGGACAAAAACCAA GGGCCCAGAAGGGGTGAAAATTGAAAATGCGGACACTGCGGTTGCCATGGTGACCGGTCTGCAGGAGGGCGAGTACATTTTCATGCTGACAGTGACGGATGAAAGGACGCTGGAGAATTCGGATATGGTGTCTGTCATCGTCCGAGAAG AGGATGATCAGCCACCTGTTGCCAAAGTCCTGTCCAGTCCTCCGATCACTCTTCCCGTCCGCACAGCAGTTCTGGATGGTTCTCGCTCATCAGATGATAAGGGTGGCATCAGCTACCTCTGGACCCGTGAAAACAGTAGCCCGGCTGCAGGG GATGTCCTGAATAACTCTGACCACCAGGCAGTGCTTTTTCTTGGTAACCTGGTGGAAGGGAAGTACACTTTCACCCTGACTGTAACTGATAGTAAGGGAAAGACTGCTACTGACAGTGGCACTGTAGAGGTTCGACCAG ATGTTTATGAGCGAGACTTGGTGGAGCTGATCCTAGAAGTTGCTGTGGCTCAGGTGTCCCGCAGACAGAAGGATATGTTCATCAGGCAGGTTGGCGTCCTCCTGGGAGTCCTGGACAGTGACATCATTTTGCGAGAGATTAGCGCCTTCAATGAGCACAG CACTCGCCTGGTATTTCTGGTATCTGGAGGTCCTGGACGCCCTCCATTGACTGGCCATAGTGTTGCAGTGGAACTACGCAATAAATTTCGCAAGCAAAAAAATGATTTCCTTATCTTTAGGGCCCGGCGAGTGGACACCGTTA TCTGCCAGCTGAACTGCTCCAGTCACGGGGAATGCGACTCCTTCACCAGACGATGTGTGTGCCACCCGTTCTGGATGGAGAATTTATTCAGTACTTATTTTGGGGATGCTGAGAGCAACTGTG AATGGAGTGTTTTATATGTGACGATAGCATCATTCATGACCATAGTTGGCATAGCGACTGTAATATGGGGTATTGTGTGCTGCTGTCGAAG ACGGAAAAGCAAAGTGAGACGAAAGAGCCGCTATAAAATGCTGGAGGAGGATGAACAAGACACTCTGGAATTACAGTTACCAAGACCTG GTCGCTTGAAGCCGGTTCCTGCTCCCACATCCTCTGCACTCATGCACTCCGATTCCGATCTGGAAAGCGATGACGGCCAGGCAGGCATCCCGTGGTCCGATCGAGAGCGTGGAAAACTGCTGCCACCCCAAAACGGATCTCTGCGTAATGGCCAAGTTCCtcataaacacaaaaaacaaaaagaggaGCGGCTTTAG
- the kiaa0319l gene encoding dyslexia-associated protein KIAA0319-like protein isoform X2 gives MPSVELRTRRWKWPIQFTSLYLSFLYFLSSVSGVSGSLCTVTGGVLGIHWSSIIGLGWQPLAVDQAGARCWESCCLKPSCGAVWSLGGRCVLLTCIQTKGCAIRSLPQPYVESLGLLQHLNTGMRRKRDVQNAEDVRVIRETEHDIQELSAKPTVPLTISHDAALPHTAGETSIQSTSDSVEQEAVLASEQNSTLDADTGDHSALNNSNQSPQSTSDTRSVTSPTTPAVRELVVSAGNNVEVTLPHSEVELNAFVVPAPPSGANYEFDWRLRTHPKDYSGEMEGKHSKTLKLSKLTVGLYEFEVVVDGDGAHGEGYVNVTVKPEPRVNKPPVAVVSPKYQEISLPTSSTVIDGSQSTDDDKVVSWHWEEVKGPLREEKASGDTAVLTLTNLVPGNYTFRLTVTDSDGAQNSTQAMLLVNKATDYKPTANAGPNQVITLPRNYITLYGNQSTDDHENLSYEWSLSPESKGKVVEMQGVRTPTLQLSAMQEGDYTFQLTVTDSSGQQDTAQVTVIVQPENNKPPVADAGPDKELTLPVDRTTLDGSKSSDDQKIATYHWTKTKGPEGVKIENADTAVAMVTGLQEGEYIFMLTVTDERTLENSDMVSVIVREEDDQPPVAKVLSSPPITLPVRTAVLDGSRSSDDKGGISYLWTRENSSPAAGDVLNNSDHQAVLFLGNLVEGKYTFTLTVTDSKGKTATDSGTVEVRPDVYERDLVELILEVAVAQVSRRQKDMFIRQVGVLLGVLDSDIILREISAFNEHSTRLVFLVSGGPGRPPLTGHSVAVELRNKFRKQKNDFLIFRARRVDTVICQLNCSSHGECDSFTRRCVCHPFWMENLFSTYFGDAESNCEWSVLYVTIASFMTIVGIATVIWGIVCCCRRRKSKVRRKSRYKMLEEDEQDTLELQLPRPEVKKRIYTTGQKIWGQYYLKKKLIFLFSKDAFN, from the exons ATGCCCAGTGTGGAGCTGAGGACGCGCAGATGGAAATGGCCCATCCAGTTTACCTCACTGTACCTGAGCTTTCTGTAtttcctctcttcagtctctg GGGTTTCGGGCAGCTTATGCACAGTAACGGGTGGTGTCCTGGGGATCCACTGGAGCAGCATCATTGGTCTGGGCTGGCAGCCACTGGCAGTGGACCAGGCTGGGGCTCGCTGCTGGGAATCCTGCTGTTTGAAGCCCTCCTGCGGTGCCGTGTGGAGCCTCGGTGGACGCTGTGTGTTGCTGACATGTATTCAAACGAAGGGCTGCGCCATTAGGTCACTTCCTCAGCCGTATGTAGAATCTCTGGGGCTTCTGCAGCATCTGAACACGGGCATGCGCAGGAAGAGGGACGTTCAAAACGCTGAGGATGTCAGAGTAATCAGGGAGACGGAGCAT GACATACAGGAGCTGTCTGCTAAACCCACAGTGCCACTGACCATATCCCATGATGCAGCGCTTCCACATACAGCCGGTGAGACCTCCATCCAGTCCACCAGTGACAGTGTCGAACAGGAAGCTGTTTTAGCATCTGAGCAAAATTCAACCCTGGATGCAGACACTGGAGATCATTCAGCATTAAACAACAGTAATCAGTCGCCACAGTCCACGTCTGACACCCGTTCAGTGACTTCACCAACAACACCAGCTG TGCGAGAGCTGGTCGTGTCTGCTGGCAACAATGTGGAGGTCACTTTACCACACAGTGAGGTGGAGCTGAATGCTTTTGTAGTGCCAGCGCCCCCTTCAG GGGCAAACTATGAATTTGACTGGCGTTTGAGGACACATCCAAAAGACTATAGTGGAGAAATGGAGGGTAAACACAGCAAGACGCTTAAGCTCAGTAAG CTGACAGTGGGTCTCTATGAGTTTGAGGTGGTTGTGGATGGTGATGGCGCACATGGGGAGGGATATGTCAATGTTACTGTCAAACCAG AGCCACGAGTGAATAAGCCACCTGTTGCTGTGGTTTCTCCAAAGTACCAGGAAATCTCCTTGCCTACAAGCTCCACTGTGATTGACGGAAGTC AGAGTACTGATGATGATAAAGTTGTGTCGTGGCATTGGGAGGAAGTGAAGGGGCCGCTCAGAGAGGAAAAGGCCTCAGGTGATACTGCTGTTCTCACCCTCACCAACCTGGTTCCCGGTAACTACACCTTCAG ACTCACTGTGACTGACTCGGATGGAGCTCAGAATTCAACCCAAGCCATGTTGTTAGTCAACAAGGCCACGGACTACAAGCCTACAGCTAATGCTGGACCCAACCAAGTGATCACACTGCCACGCAACTATATCACACTGTACGGCAACCAAAGCACTGACGACCACGAGAATCTGTCCTATGAATGGTCACTCAGTCCTGAGAGCAAGGGCAAGGTGGTGGAGATGCAG GGTGTGAGGACGCCCACTCTGCAGCTTTCTGCCATGCAGGAGGGTGACTACACCTTTCAGCTGACCGTCACTGACTCGTCTGGCCAGCAAGACACTGCTCAAGTCACTGTCATTGTCCAGCCAG AGAATAACAAGCCGCCTGTAGCGGATGCTGGTCCAGACAAGGAGCTGACGCTGCCGGTCGATCGTACCACGCTGGATGGGAGCAAGAGCAGCGACGACCAAAAAATTGCCACGTATCACTGGACAAAAACCAA GGGCCCAGAAGGGGTGAAAATTGAAAATGCGGACACTGCGGTTGCCATGGTGACCGGTCTGCAGGAGGGCGAGTACATTTTCATGCTGACAGTGACGGATGAAAGGACGCTGGAGAATTCGGATATGGTGTCTGTCATCGTCCGAGAAG AGGATGATCAGCCACCTGTTGCCAAAGTCCTGTCCAGTCCTCCGATCACTCTTCCCGTCCGCACAGCAGTTCTGGATGGTTCTCGCTCATCAGATGATAAGGGTGGCATCAGCTACCTCTGGACCCGTGAAAACAGTAGCCCGGCTGCAGGG GATGTCCTGAATAACTCTGACCACCAGGCAGTGCTTTTTCTTGGTAACCTGGTGGAAGGGAAGTACACTTTCACCCTGACTGTAACTGATAGTAAGGGAAAGACTGCTACTGACAGTGGCACTGTAGAGGTTCGACCAG ATGTTTATGAGCGAGACTTGGTGGAGCTGATCCTAGAAGTTGCTGTGGCTCAGGTGTCCCGCAGACAGAAGGATATGTTCATCAGGCAGGTTGGCGTCCTCCTGGGAGTCCTGGACAGTGACATCATTTTGCGAGAGATTAGCGCCTTCAATGAGCACAG CACTCGCCTGGTATTTCTGGTATCTGGAGGTCCTGGACGCCCTCCATTGACTGGCCATAGTGTTGCAGTGGAACTACGCAATAAATTTCGCAAGCAAAAAAATGATTTCCTTATCTTTAGGGCCCGGCGAGTGGACACCGTTA TCTGCCAGCTGAACTGCTCCAGTCACGGGGAATGCGACTCCTTCACCAGACGATGTGTGTGCCACCCGTTCTGGATGGAGAATTTATTCAGTACTTATTTTGGGGATGCTGAGAGCAACTGTG AATGGAGTGTTTTATATGTGACGATAGCATCATTCATGACCATAGTTGGCATAGCGACTGTAATATGGGGTATTGTGTGCTGCTGTCGAAG ACGGAAAAGCAAAGTGAGACGAAAGAGCCGCTATAAAATGCTGGAGGAGGATGAACAAGACACTCTGGAATTACAGTTACCAAGACCTG AAGTAAAGAAAAGAATATACACAACTGGTCAAAAGATTTGGGGTCagtactatttaaaaaaaaaattaatatttttattcagcaaggatgcatttaattga